The following are encoded in a window of Diorhabda sublineata isolate icDioSubl1.1 chromosome 3, icDioSubl1.1, whole genome shotgun sequence genomic DNA:
- the LOC130441476 gene encoding protein LLP homolog, protein MAKSLRSKWKRKMRQVKRERYGKKELERLKKTLGIEDTQGQGASNTVEVNMSELSEVINFTTAEEIKNKNQENQNERDVMDQSTVEDLKKFNSKTLMNDNGAYPIWVHPRKIRKCKKSNKDKRKSKKTNKGRIIKKIKKGIIEKTITKS, encoded by the coding sequence atgGCGAAGAGTTTAAGAAGTAAATGGAAGAGAAAAATGCGTCAAGTTAAACGCGAAAGATATGGCAAAAAAGAGCTGGAAAGATTGAAGAAAACTCTAGGTATTGAAGATACTCAAGGACAAGGAGCATCAAATACTGTTGAGGTTAATATGTCCGAATTGTCGGAGGTTATTAATTTTACTACAGCTGAAGAAATAAAGAACAAGAATCAAGAGAATCAAAACGAAAGAGATGTAATGGATCAGAGTACAGtagaagatttgaaaaaatttaattctaaaacCTTGATGAACGACAACGGGGCTTATCCAATTTGGGTACACCCCCGTAAGATTAGGAAAtgtaaaaaatcgaataaagaTAAACGGAAAAGTAAGAAAACCAACAAAGGCagaattattaagaaaataaagaaaggAATAATCGAGAAAACTATTACAAAATCTTAA